One window of the Pieris brassicae chromosome 4, ilPieBrab1.1, whole genome shotgun sequence genome contains the following:
- the LOC123708580 gene encoding UDP-glucosyltransferase 2-like: protein MRPIIHNILTLITCLYHVEGATILALFPHPGKSHHMVFEPLFLKLAQRGHQMTVASFFPLENPPANYTELSFVGHAGLGLEVLDMAMYENPPLKYGIPLIGDIWKQRDEVRSLARSAVTICEKLMGFKPLIEVLKQDYDLVIVENFNSDCMLGLLHPYGIKAPVIALSSSNAFPSSAERLGFVDNPSYVPIITSPWTIPMSYIQRVKNAVLNVYFKSILQNIQDTEKAIIEKHYGKEVPLYNLSKNISLLMLNTFHELNGVRPLVPGLLEVGGMHLDREEKEIPQVS, encoded by the coding sequence ATGCGTCCGATTATTCATAATATCTTGACCTTAATTACCTGTTTGTACCATGTTGAAGGTGCTACAATTCTCGCCCTTTTTCCACATCCGGGGAAAAGCCACCACATGGTGTTCGAACCtctttttctaaaattagctCAGCGCGGCCACCAAATGACAGTCGCTTCGTTCTTCCCACTTGAAAATCCCCCAGCGAATTACACCGAATTAAGCTTTGTCGGTCACGCCGGTTTGGGCCTAGAAGTTTTAGATATGGCTATGTACGAAAACCCGCCCTTGAAGTACGGCATTCCACTTATCGGAGACATTTGGAAACAACGTGATGAGGTACGATCGCTTGCCAGAAGCGCTGTTACTATTTGTGAAAAATTAATGGGGTTCAAGCCTCTAATTGAAGTGTTAAAACAAGACTACGATCTCGTCATCGTTGAGAATTTTAACAGTGACTGTATGCTGGGTCTTTTACACCCATATGGCATCAAAGCCCCAGTCATAGCGCTCTCATCTAGCAACGCTTTTCCATCGTCGGCAGAACGTTTAGGTTTTGTTGATAATCCATCTTACGTCCCTATCATAACTTCACCTTGGACAATACCCATGTCTTATATACAGAGAGTAAAGAACGCAGTTttgaatgtatattttaagagCATCCTGCAAAATATACAAGACACCGAGAAAGCAATTATTGAGAAGCATTATGGTAAAGAAGTGCCTTTATACAACCTATCGAAGAATATTAGTTTATTGATGTTAAATACGTTTCACGAACTAAACGGGGTACGCCCGTTGGTACCAGGACTGCTGGAAGTTGGCGGTATGCACCTTGATAGAGAAGAAAAGGAGATTCCACAGGTGAGTTAA